One part of the Flavobacterium johnsoniae UW101 genome encodes these proteins:
- a CDS encoding NfeD family protein, producing MELLESLPTLLKSFWYIAIPTSLIFLIQTIITFSGLDVADGFDTDFHADAHDGDFQLFSLRNLINFLLGFSWTGISFYSTIGEHTWFLIILSLVVGVLFVLLFFFVIKQVQKLAEDNSFKITNTLNKTAEVYLTIPENKTGKGKIMISVNGSFHELEAMTEQSKIPSGAAVKVIKIENNILIVETI from the coding sequence ATGGAACTATTAGAAAGTTTGCCTACACTGCTTAAATCTTTTTGGTATATCGCAATTCCAACAAGTTTAATTTTTCTTATTCAAACCATTATTACCTTTTCGGGTCTTGATGTTGCAGATGGTTTCGACACTGATTTTCATGCAGATGCACACGATGGTGATTTTCAGCTTTTTTCATTACGAAACCTTATCAATTTTCTTTTAGGTTTCAGCTGGACGGGAATTTCGTTTTATTCTACAATTGGCGAACATACCTGGTTTCTCATTATTTTATCACTTGTTGTTGGCGTTTTATTTGTGCTTTTGTTTTTCTTCGTTATCAAACAAGTACAAAAACTAGCAGAAGACAATTCTTTTAAAATCACTAATACGCTTAATAAAACCGCCGAAGTTTACTTAACAATTCCCGAAAATAAAACAGGAAAAGGCAAAATCATGATTAGCGTAAACGGTTCTTTTCATGAATTAGAAGCGATGACAGAACAAAGCAAAATTCCGTCTGGAGCAGCTGTAAAAGTTATCAAAATCGAAAACAACATTTTAATTGTAGAAACCATATAA
- a CDS encoding flotillin family protein, protein MNPIILIAVAAIVLFVTISALISRYKRCPSDKILVIYGRTGGTSARCVHGGGAFIWPVIQDYAFLDLKPLSIEANLTNALSRQNIRVDVPCRFTIAISTESDSMNTAAERLLGLSYEQVQELAKDILFGQLRLVIATMTIEEINSDRDKFLDNISKNVDSELKKIGLKLINVNVTDIRDESGYIEALGKEAAAKAINEAKISVAEQEKIGEIGKALADREKDTQIAETHRDRDVKIAITQKDKEISIATASRDETIGKAEAQRDTRVKTSEANAIAIQGENEAKIAIANSEALRREKEAESLRVAIAAEKVQQAKALEESYVAEQKAELARSERERSTQIANIVVPAEIAKQRAIIEAQAAAETIRENARGEADAIYAKMEAEAKGLFEILTKQAEGYKDVVAAAGGDPSKAFQLLLLEKLPELVKTQVEAVKNIKIDKITVWDSGNGQGENGGSTANFVSGMMKTVPPLNDLFNMAGLNLPSYLKGEDTPEVPPAIEVVEKEE, encoded by the coding sequence ATGAACCCAATTATTTTAATTGCAGTTGCGGCAATCGTTCTATTCGTAACAATTTCGGCATTAATATCGCGGTACAAGCGTTGTCCGTCAGACAAAATCTTAGTTATTTACGGTCGTACAGGCGGAACCTCAGCACGATGTGTACACGGCGGCGGTGCTTTTATCTGGCCGGTAATTCAGGATTATGCATTTTTAGATTTAAAACCGCTTTCAATCGAAGCTAATTTAACTAATGCGCTGAGCCGTCAGAACATTAGAGTAGATGTTCCTTGCCGATTTACCATTGCAATCTCTACAGAATCAGACAGTATGAATACTGCTGCCGAAAGATTGTTAGGTTTATCATACGAGCAGGTTCAGGAACTGGCAAAAGATATTTTGTTTGGTCAGTTACGTTTGGTAATTGCAACCATGACAATTGAAGAAATCAACTCAGACCGTGACAAATTCCTTGATAATATTTCGAAAAACGTTGACAGCGAATTAAAGAAAATTGGTTTAAAATTAATCAACGTAAACGTTACCGATATTCGTGACGAGTCTGGATATATTGAAGCTTTAGGAAAAGAAGCCGCTGCAAAAGCTATTAACGAAGCAAAAATCAGCGTTGCCGAACAGGAAAAAATCGGGGAAATTGGTAAGGCTCTTGCCGATAGAGAAAAAGATACTCAAATTGCAGAAACACACAGAGACCGTGACGTAAAAATTGCGATTACTCAAAAAGATAAAGAAATCAGTATTGCTACTGCATCAAGAGATGAAACTATTGGTAAAGCCGAAGCGCAGAGAGATACAAGGGTAAAAACTTCTGAAGCAAACGCAATTGCGATTCAGGGAGAGAACGAGGCTAAAATTGCCATCGCTAATTCTGAAGCATTACGTAGAGAAAAAGAAGCAGAATCATTGCGTGTTGCAATAGCTGCCGAAAAAGTACAACAGGCAAAAGCATTAGAAGAATCATACGTTGCTGAGCAAAAAGCCGAGCTTGCACGTTCTGAAAGAGAGCGTTCTACTCAAATTGCCAACATTGTAGTTCCTGCCGAAATTGCTAAGCAAAGAGCCATTATCGAAGCTCAGGCTGCTGCCGAAACTATCAGAGAAAATGCACGAGGTGAAGCCGATGCGATTTATGCTAAAATGGAAGCCGAAGCAAAAGGTCTTTTCGAAATATTAACCAAACAAGCCGAAGGTTACAAAGATGTTGTAGCTGCTGCGGGCGGAGATCCAAGCAAAGCATTCCAGCTTTTATTACTAGAGAAGCTTCCTGAATTGGTTAAAACTCAGGTTGAAGCTGTTAAAAACATCAAAATTGACAAAATTACCGTTTGGGATTCTGGAAATGGTCAGGGCGAAAATGGCGGTTCAACAGCCAATTTTGTTTCTGGAATGATGAAAACAGTTCCGCCATTGAATGACTTATTCAATATGGCCGGATTAAATTTACCGAGTTATTTAAAAGGTGAAGATACACCCGAAGTTCCGCCAGCTATTGAAGTTGTAGAAAAAGAAGAATAA
- a CDS encoding DMT family transporter: MKITKPRLALICGILCISIFPILVKLRLTPGLISAFYRMAFAVTLLLPYVLLSGNFKIPTLKFTLLAALCGILFASDVAVWNIAIQESSATQASLLTNLSPVWVGVGSFFFLKAKPAANFWIGTFVALLGMITLVGFEFFIDLNFDKAFLFAVLSGILYSVYMLVSKNVLSAVDVLSFMTISLLASSIYLGILCYSLDEPFTGFSNTGWFVLVLQAVICQLCAWLSISYATQHMRATRVSLSLLSQAVITSILAWLFLEEQITLQMVFGGIILLFGIRITFYDKTISLKRLFSK; the protein is encoded by the coding sequence ATGAAAATCACAAAACCAAGATTAGCTCTAATCTGCGGTATACTCTGCATCTCAATTTTCCCTATATTGGTTAAATTACGTTTAACGCCTGGATTAATCTCTGCTTTTTACCGAATGGCTTTTGCCGTCACACTGCTTTTGCCTTATGTGCTGTTGAGCGGCAATTTTAAAATTCCAACATTAAAATTCACACTTTTAGCAGCGCTTTGCGGTATTTTATTTGCATCAGATGTAGCCGTTTGGAATATCGCCATTCAGGAATCAAGCGCGACTCAGGCTTCGCTGCTCACTAATTTATCTCCGGTTTGGGTTGGTGTTGGTTCTTTCTTTTTTCTGAAAGCAAAACCTGCCGCAAATTTCTGGATAGGAACATTTGTCGCTTTATTAGGAATGATAACCTTAGTTGGTTTTGAATTTTTCATCGATTTAAACTTTGATAAAGCATTTCTATTTGCCGTTTTATCCGGAATTCTATATTCCGTTTATATGTTGGTAAGCAAAAATGTGCTTTCTGCAGTCGATGTTTTATCATTTATGACAATTAGTTTATTGGCTTCAAGTATTTATTTAGGAATTTTGTGTTATTCGCTGGACGAACCTTTTACCGGATTTTCAAATACGGGATGGTTTGTTCTCGTCCTTCAAGCTGTTATTTGCCAATTGTGCGCCTGGCTTTCGATTAGTTATGCGACTCAGCATATGCGCGCAACTCGAGTTTCGTTGAGTTTACTGAGTCAGGCCGTAATTACTTCAATTTTGGCTTGGTTGTTTTTAGAAGAACAAATAACTTTACAAATGGTTTTCGGCGGAATCATTCTGCTTTTCGGAATCCGAATTACTTTTTACGACAAAACGATTTCTTTGAAAAGGCTTTTTTCTAAATAG
- a CDS encoding HAD family hydrolase codes for MLHKTKIPNLKVIAFDADDTLFVNEPYFQETEHKFCALMEDYLSHQGISQELFKIEIANLPLYGYGIKGYILSMIEAAMNISNNTIPVEVIEKIIQYGKELLEKPIELLDGIEETLQALHGKYKLVVATKGDLKDQHSKLHRSGLGHYFHHIEVMSDKQEIDYQKLLGRLDIQANEFLMIGNSLKSDVLPVLGIGGYAVHIPFHTTWEHEKINHKVEHKHFSSFEKITEVVHNLL; via the coding sequence ATGTTACATAAAACCAAAATACCAAACTTAAAAGTAATCGCATTTGATGCCGATGATACTTTATTTGTAAACGAACCTTATTTTCAGGAAACCGAACATAAGTTTTGCGCTTTGATGGAAGATTATCTTTCGCATCAGGGCATTTCGCAGGAATTATTCAAAATCGAAATTGCTAATCTGCCTTTGTACGGTTACGGAATTAAAGGCTATATTCTTTCGATGATCGAAGCCGCAATGAATATTTCAAACAATACGATTCCGGTTGAAGTAATTGAAAAGATTATTCAGTACGGAAAGGAATTACTCGAAAAACCAATCGAACTTCTTGACGGAATCGAAGAAACCTTACAGGCTTTACACGGAAAATACAAATTGGTCGTAGCAACAAAAGGCGACTTAAAAGACCAGCACAGCAAATTGCACCGCTCTGGTTTAGGTCATTATTTTCACCATATCGAAGTAATGTCAGACAAACAGGAAATCGATTATCAAAAATTACTGGGACGTTTAGACATTCAGGCCAATGAGTTTTTAATGATAGGCAATTCATTAAAATCAGATGTACTGCCTGTTTTAGGAATTGGCGGTTATGCTGTTCATATTCCGTTTCACACAACTTGGGAACACGAAAAAATCAATCACAAAGTTGAACACAAACACTTTAGTTCATTTGAAAAAATTACTGAGGTGGTTCATAATTTATTATAA
- a CDS encoding chloramphenicol acetyltransferase, which yields MKTLLDLENWNRKEHFEHFCRMEEPFFGVTVEIDCTKAYETAKELNASFFIFYLHKTLTAVNAVENFKYRISEGKIYINDRIDASATIGRADGTFGFSLIEYNPDFKIFEKNALAEIERIQNTTGLFTRSFDNDNLIHFSAIPWLNFTSISHARSYTFPDSCPKISFGKMIVSESGKRTIAMSVHVHHGLMDGLHVGQFVDFFQEVMNTK from the coding sequence ATGAAAACACTTTTAGACTTAGAAAACTGGAACCGTAAAGAGCATTTTGAACATTTCTGCCGAATGGAAGAACCATTTTTTGGCGTAACTGTCGAAATTGATTGTACAAAAGCTTACGAAACGGCAAAAGAATTAAATGCTTCTTTCTTCATTTTCTATTTACACAAAACCTTAACAGCCGTAAATGCGGTTGAAAATTTCAAATACAGAATTTCAGAAGGCAAAATTTATATCAATGATCGTATCGATGCTTCGGCAACAATTGGCCGTGCAGACGGAACTTTCGGATTTTCTTTAATCGAATACAATCCTGATTTTAAAATCTTTGAAAAAAATGCTCTGGCAGAAATTGAACGCATTCAAAATACAACCGGACTTTTTACAAGATCTTTTGATAATGACAATCTGATTCATTTTTCGGCAATTCCGTGGTTAAACTTCACTTCTATTTCGCATGCCAGAAGTTATACTTTTCCGGACAGCTGCCCTAAAATTTCATTCGGAAAAATGATTGTTTCTGAATCTGGAAAACGCACAATCGCAATGTCTGTACACGTTCACCATGGATTGATGGACGGTTTGCATGTAGGACAGTTTGTAGATTTCTTTCAGGAGGTTATGAATACAAAATAG
- a CDS encoding OmpA family protein, whose product MKKIVITLAFALGLIHVNAQTESSANSYNKWSVELAGGLTKPQRPFSAGYTTATPSPWVGDLGVRYMFNNKFGLKADFGYNSFTAKSSSIDFDSRYYRVDLQAVANLGRIMNFETWTNTFGLLGHAGFGYAQLRSDNFRGADEMGNFIAGVTGQIKLSNRVALTGDFSTILNASQDHTFDGAYLAGNRGYSGLIFNGTVGLNVYLGKNTKHADWTVVSENVDLSAYDNRIADLENQIKNIPSKQVVVEKPVNNTTVVNDKDVVKELINDKYYSVYFDFNKATPIENSTAAIDVVLTYLRKNPSASLDIIGYADQVGKAEYNEKLSNQRAENVKTIFEKAGIASSRLNVIPAGADTSIQKDSEEARRLARRVTFKVK is encoded by the coding sequence ATGAAAAAAATTGTTATTACTCTGGCGTTTGCTTTAGGGTTAATTCATGTAAATGCACAAACAGAAAGCTCTGCAAATAGCTATAACAAGTGGTCTGTAGAACTTGCGGGAGGATTAACTAAACCTCAAAGACCATTCTCTGCAGGTTACACTACCGCTACTCCAAGCCCATGGGTTGGTGATTTAGGTGTTCGTTACATGTTTAACAACAAATTTGGTTTGAAGGCTGATTTTGGATACAACAGTTTTACTGCAAAAAGCAGTTCTATAGATTTTGATTCAAGATACTATAGAGTAGATTTACAAGCTGTTGCCAACTTAGGCCGTATCATGAACTTTGAAACCTGGACTAACACTTTTGGTTTATTAGGACATGCAGGTTTTGGTTATGCTCAATTAAGAAGTGACAACTTCAGAGGAGCAGATGAAATGGGTAACTTTATTGCTGGTGTAACAGGACAAATAAAATTATCTAACCGAGTAGCTTTAACTGGAGATTTCTCTACAATCTTAAATGCATCTCAGGATCATACTTTTGATGGAGCTTATCTTGCTGGGAACAGAGGTTATTCTGGGTTAATATTCAATGGTACAGTTGGTTTAAACGTTTACTTAGGTAAAAACACTAAACATGCTGACTGGACTGTAGTTTCTGAAAATGTAGACCTTAGTGCTTACGATAACAGAATTGCTGATCTTGAAAACCAAATCAAGAATATACCATCAAAACAAGTTGTTGTAGAAAAACCAGTTAACAACACTACTGTTGTAAACGATAAAGATGTTGTAAAAGAATTAATAAACGATAAATATTACAGCGTTTATTTTGATTTCAACAAAGCAACTCCTATCGAAAACTCAACTGCTGCAATCGATGTGGTTTTAACTTACTTAAGAAAAAACCCTTCTGCATCTCTTGACATTATTGGTTATGCTGATCAGGTTGGAAAAGCAGAATACAATGAAAAACTTTCAAACCAAAGAGCAGAAAATGTAAAAACTATCTTTGAAAAAGCTGGAATTGCATCTTCAAGATTAAACGTTATTCCTGCTGGTGCAGATACTTCAATCCAAAAAGATTCAGAAGAAGCTAGAAGATTAGCTAGAAGAGTTACTTTTAAAGTAAAATAA
- a CDS encoding ferritin: protein MLSKNIESALNKQIRIEAESSQTYLSMACWAEVQGLEGIAQFMYTQSDEERAHMLKLVKYVNERGGHAQVTDLKAPKTTYTTFKEMFEELYNHELFVSKSINELVHITFEEKDYATHNFLQWYVSEQIEEEATAKSILDKINLIGDDKGGLYLFDRDIQQLTVTSSIAINPK from the coding sequence ATGCTATCAAAAAATATTGAATCGGCTTTAAACAAGCAAATCCGCATAGAAGCAGAATCTTCTCAAACTTATCTTTCTATGGCTTGTTGGGCTGAAGTACAAGGATTAGAGGGAATCGCTCAATTTATGTACACTCAATCAGATGAAGAGCGTGCACACATGCTTAAATTGGTTAAGTATGTAAACGAACGCGGAGGCCACGCTCAGGTTACAGATCTTAAAGCGCCAAAAACAACTTATACAACTTTCAAAGAAATGTTTGAGGAGCTTTACAATCACGAACTTTTTGTTTCGAAATCTATCAACGAATTAGTACATATTACTTTTGAAGAAAAAGACTATGCTACACATAATTTCTTGCAATGGTACGTTTCTGAACAAATTGAAGAAGAAGCTACAGCTAAATCTATTTTGGATAAAATCAACTTAATTGGAGACGATAAAGGCGGACTTTATTTGTTTGACCGTGATATTCAGCAATTAACAGTTACAAGCTCTATTGCTATAAATCCAAAATAA
- a CDS encoding DUF2461 domain-containing protein gives MENQILIPKSSLDFLVQLKDNNNKPWFEEHKAEYLKELNYIETFAGSLLHELSKTDVFETQSGKRSVYSIYRDIRFSKDKTPFKTYWGGSYKRATSARRGGYYFHIEKGNTSLIGGFWGPNAADLKRIRSEFAHDHESFREILNSKTFKNNFGTMQGEQLKTTPKGFDADHEAIDLLRYKQFLIIKRFTDEEVLSPQFLEKALEAFQNMRPFFDYMSEVLSTDINGASVL, from the coding sequence ATGGAAAACCAAATTCTTATTCCCAAATCGAGTTTAGATTTTTTAGTACAGCTGAAAGACAACAATAATAAACCGTGGTTTGAAGAACATAAAGCAGAATATTTAAAAGAACTCAATTACATTGAAACTTTTGCAGGCTCACTTCTTCATGAACTTTCTAAAACCGATGTATTCGAAACACAATCAGGCAAAAGAAGTGTGTATAGTATTTATCGCGATATTCGTTTTTCTAAAGATAAAACCCCTTTTAAAACCTATTGGGGCGGCAGTTATAAACGTGCTACAAGTGCAAGACGCGGCGGTTATTATTTTCATATCGAAAAAGGAAACACTTCTTTGATTGGTGGTTTTTGGGGACCAAATGCTGCCGACTTAAAACGCATAAGAAGTGAATTTGCCCACGATCATGAGTCATTTAGAGAGATTTTGAATTCAAAAACCTTCAAAAATAATTTCGGAACGATGCAAGGCGAACAGCTCAAAACAACGCCAAAAGGTTTTGATGCAGATCATGAAGCTATCGATTTACTTCGTTACAAACAGTTTTTAATCATAAAACGTTTTACGGATGAGGAAGTTTTGAGTCCGCAATTTCTTGAAAAAGCTTTAGAAGCATTTCAAAACATGAGACCATTTTTTGATTATATGAGCGAAGTGCTTTCAACTGATATAAACGGCGCTTCAGTTTTATAA
- a CDS encoding single-stranded DNA-binding protein: protein MNAMKNRVQLIGNAGNDPEVKTLESGKKLAHLTIATNEIYRNEKGDKVEQTEWHRVTAWGKTAEIIEKFVVKGKEVAIDGKLTHRSYDDKNGEKKYITEVVVNEILLL from the coding sequence ATGAATGCAATGAAAAACAGAGTACAATTAATTGGTAACGCAGGAAACGACCCAGAAGTTAAAACATTAGAAAGCGGTAAAAAGCTGGCACATTTGACAATTGCAACTAACGAAATTTACAGAAACGAGAAAGGCGATAAAGTAGAGCAGACGGAATGGCACCGAGTTACTGCGTGGGGCAAAACGGCAGAAATAATCGAAAAGTTTGTTGTAAAAGGAAAAGAGGTTGCAATCGACGGAAAGTTAACCCACAGAAGTTACGATGACAAAAACGGAGAAAAAAAGTATATAACCGAAGTTGTTGTAAACGAGATTTTATTGCTGTAA
- a CDS encoding carbon-nitrogen hydrolase family protein, which produces MQTEIKKVELRNLAFEDYKQLKNSMVESYPEMANSYWRSNDIKKLLSIFPEGQLVILVDGVVVGSALSLIVDEKLVDKRHNYRQIIGDYTFSTHNPDGEILYGIDVFIHPNYRGLRLGRRLYDARKELCEQLNLKAIVFAGRIPNYNQYSKKLSPRNYIEKVKDKELHDPVLSFQLSNDFHVLRIIKNYLEGDEESKEFAVLLEWNNVYYDESPKLINSEKSIIRLGLIQWQMRQLNNVEALFEQAEFFIDVVSGYGSDFALFPELFTAPLMADFNHLSEAEAIRELARHSDPIRKRFQEFAISYNINIITGSMPHLENGILYNVGFLCKRDGTSEMYYKIHITPNEVHHWGMKGGSEFKTYDTDCGKIGILICYDVEFPELSRLLADEGMNILFVPFLTDTQNAYTRVKHCSQARAIENECYVAIAGCVGNLPKVNNMDIQYAQASVFTPSDFAFPSNGIKAEATPNTEMTLIVDVDLNLLKNLHEHGSVRILKDRRTDLYQINKTK; this is translated from the coding sequence ATGCAGACAGAAATTAAAAAAGTTGAGTTACGAAACCTTGCGTTTGAAGATTACAAACAATTGAAAAATTCAATGGTTGAATCGTATCCAGAAATGGCAAACTCCTACTGGAGATCTAATGACATCAAAAAACTACTCTCAATATTTCCCGAAGGACAATTGGTAATATTAGTCGACGGCGTAGTCGTAGGTTCAGCATTATCGCTTATTGTCGATGAAAAACTGGTTGACAAAAGACACAATTACAGACAAATCATTGGCGATTATACTTTTTCGACCCATAACCCTGACGGTGAAATTTTGTACGGAATTGATGTTTTCATTCATCCAAATTACCGCGGACTTCGTTTGGGCCGACGTCTTTATGATGCCCGAAAAGAACTTTGCGAACAACTGAACTTAAAAGCGATTGTTTTTGCAGGAAGGATTCCCAATTACAATCAATATTCGAAAAAGCTTTCACCAAGAAATTATATCGAGAAAGTAAAAGACAAGGAACTTCATGATCCGGTTCTTTCATTTCAATTGAGCAATGATTTCCATGTATTACGCATCATTAAAAATTATTTGGAAGGCGACGAAGAATCTAAAGAATTTGCAGTTCTTCTGGAATGGAACAATGTGTATTATGATGAAAGTCCAAAGTTGATTAATTCTGAAAAAAGCATTATTCGTTTAGGATTAATTCAATGGCAGATGCGTCAGCTTAATAATGTTGAAGCTCTTTTTGAACAGGCTGAATTTTTTATTGATGTTGTTTCCGGCTATGGAAGTGACTTTGCTCTTTTCCCAGAACTTTTCACAGCACCTTTAATGGCCGATTTTAATCACTTATCTGAAGCCGAAGCGATTCGGGAATTAGCAAGACACTCTGACCCCATTAGAAAACGCTTTCAGGAATTTGCCATTTCATACAATATCAATATCATAACCGGAAGTATGCCTCATCTTGAAAACGGTATCTTGTATAATGTTGGTTTTTTATGCAAAAGAGACGGAACTTCTGAGATGTATTATAAAATTCACATCACACCAAATGAAGTGCATCATTGGGGAATGAAAGGCGGATCTGAATTTAAAACTTACGATACAGATTGTGGTAAAATTGGAATTTTAATTTGTTATGATGTCGAATTCCCTGAGCTTTCAAGATTATTGGCCGATGAAGGAATGAATATCTTATTTGTTCCGTTCTTGACCGATACTCAAAATGCTTACACTCGTGTAAAACACTGCTCTCAGGCGCGTGCAATCGAAAACGAATGTTATGTAGCGATTGCGGGCTGTGTTGGAAATCTTCCGAAAGTAAACAATATGGATATTCAATATGCACAGGCTTCGGTTTTTACACCTTCTGATTTTGCTTTTCCAAGTAATGGAATTAAAGCAGAAGCTACTCCAAATACAGAAATGACTTTGATTGTTGATGTTGATCTAAATTTATTGAAAAATCTTCATGAACATGGAAGCGTGCGAATTCTAAAAGACAGAAGAACAGATTTGTATCAAATTAACAAAACAAAATAA